A segment of the Carya illinoinensis cultivar Pawnee chromosome 1, C.illinoinensisPawnee_v1, whole genome shotgun sequence genome:
tgaaaaagttaaattgtttattatattttgtatgaaaattttaaaaaattataataataaaataaaattaaatgagatgaaatttttaagTTTAAGTTACGTTTGGTACTGAGTGTTTCCAAAATGAAACTTCTCGGATGGTGTCATGTCATTCCCGTGTTTTCTCCACTAGAAaaagtgaaatcaacaattgtCATAGGCAAGGAGAGGCAGTGAAAAAGTGTGTTTTTTGGCAAGTCTTTGGTTGTAAGTTTTTTCAAAGCATGTGGCCGACAACAAGTCAGGGGTGGCCTACAACAAGCCAGTGGCCATTCTTTGGGAGGCCCGATCTGTACTGATGGAGGGCAACCCGTGAATGGGatctatttgaaaatttaaaaatgtttagtCGATCGATAAAGTGTACTCATtagtatttgttttatatttaaacaaacacaaatgactttaaaataatactaattgaTACACTTTTCGATATCGATAATTGGTGCAAGAAAccccattttttaaaaagaaaaataatatttataatcgtaattatataaataatgtataatctttttaaaaaaataaattaattttttaattaaagactttatttttttttaaataatcgtGCAATGTTTACacattttatgattatatgtagtattacatcttaaaaaatatgttaCCAATCAATCTGTGATGGACCAATAGGAAGGACTCCAATCATGCTTCTTAGTACATCGTGGCCGCTTCGAATCGCATCAAGTTCATATAGACGTCCACCCTTATTTCCCTCGTTAGCCCACCCACGAGGGCTACCCTATATTGGTTTAATTGGTCTCGTTTGGTATGTTTTTAGATCAATTTTATAACTAAATAtggatatattaattttaaaattttaagaactAATATGCATCGGTTCATTACCGACataagatcttttatttttttcaatttatcgTTTACATGTATGGCAACACTAAAAATGATAAgtttagtattataattttttaaataaatattgatatttgtagtcatgagtataatttttgtataattattttttttaaaataaataaatataaactgacataaaattttaatttttaaatattaaattttatctttttttaaaatcaattatatgacttacataaaatttctcaatattttcaaaatttaaaggtGACAGTGACATATGTTAAGTCCACAttgttttatctttaaaattagaatttttttacgTACAAGCAAATTTACGTACCAATaatcttcatatttaaaatttaaattgatattttttttaataaaatttattttctgatCAATCAAATGATATAGATGCAcctattgatatataaaattatttacagctaaattttttcctaaaattaaataaagagaaagcagCAAATAATTGCCCCGATGGGGCCACGGTGGTTTCTCCCTCACAAAAGATACCATTTTTATAAGatgaatgctacacatcatttTACATcatacactttatatattaaaatattattttttattatttttattttattttattcttattaaactaattgaattattctatttatcatccacacactatatatttattataaaaaataaaaaaattaaaataaatgtagtgTATAAAAtgtgatgataacaagaagaatttttctttttataatccatttttccttttcgtatatctatttaaaaattttattgttttaaacgTTCAATATATTGTTAACGTAAAAACTTACCATTTCgactatattaaaaaataatttatttttattatttatataactatTCTTCAACCCTCATTgatttcaagaaaaaacaaaaaaagaggaCGCGTTTGATTGGATTCTtcgtaaaagaaaaacaaactttTAAAACGCGTTTCATTGGATTCCACATTCCACTGCGTAAAAcgaccaaataaatacaaaaacttTTATTAAAACACGCTTTCTGCTGCAGTTCTTTGAATTTCACGTTCCACTGGTTTCTCCACTAGAAAAAGTGAAAGCAATAATAATTGTCATTTTTAACAAGAAGCTGCGGAAACTAGTGGATATACTAATGTAATTAacatacattaatatattaattatatcagTCATGGGTAGGCCAATTCATCCAATTCCAACTCGAAAATCTAGATAGATCCAAACTCGAACTtggatttcaaatccgggtcAGAACCTGGATGAATCGGGCTAAAATTcggatgaatttaaatttttcaaaatctggatttcgggttccggattgaacccagttatttttttattttatttttaatttataaaaaaacctATATAAAAGTTTAAATGTGTATCTAATATTTTCACATgtagctttattttttttataaaaaataaaagaataaatttgattgtgcattttGGAGGTTGAAAAATGTCATAAACTCATATATCAAAGTTCCACTTAATTTGCCTcacaataaaaatgcatgtaaaataaaaaaaaaaatttcaatattcatctatgcaagtatgcatgcattacaatacaatccacttcatattatattatttgttatttatatattacattacgaaatattaaattacaatatatgaattacaaaatcagtGATTCAATTTCCATATCAAATAGAAACTTCAAAGTGATTGACCTGACGGAAGACATGGATAACTATTTGCCGAAGAAGAAGCTGTTGTTAGACTATAAGGGCATTAGAAACTCATAACCAGATGTTATTGCCATTATAACcatataactataactatatttgatgataaaattaCTCTTAATAAAGTGGTTGTCAAAATTCATCAATGTGACAAAAGACAAGGATGAGCCAAATTACCAAAGGGAGAATAGCTAGATAGGACAACAATATGTGCAGAGGCCCTTCGAACAGTCCTAGTAATTGGGTGGCCGACAACAAGCAAGTGGCCATCCTTTGGAAGGCCCGATCTGGATTGATGGCCGTCCAGGGCACCCGTGAATGGGATctatctgaaaattaaaaaatgtttaatagaTTGATAAAGTGTAtttattagtaatttttttatatttatttaaaataatacaaacacaaatgatttaaaaataatacttattAGTATCTCTAACTTTTCATAGTGATATGACAGGCGGTACATTtcttaaatgaataaaaatatttacaattgtgAGTgcttatgtaattatttaaaagaaataaaaataaatataaattaacataaaaaaattaattttttaaaaataaatctttgtTTTGTCAAAAGCTATAATACATTTTCTACCCACTCAACAACTGCATATAAACGTAACTAATACTTGATGGCTAACTActgttttcaaaataaaatttcgcaatattttcgaaTCTAAAAGGTGGCAGTGACAGACGTTAATTCCACTTCAATACTTTGtctggaaaaataaataaagagaaagcagCAAATAATTGCCCGGATGGGGGCCATGGTGGAATTCTTCCCAACCCTCATtgatttcagaaaaaaaaaaaaagaaagaaaagaagacgcGTTCAATTGGAGTCTTCGTAAAAGAAAAACGAATTTTTAAAACGCGTTTCATTGGATTCCACTGCGTAAGAggactaaaaagaaaaaaaaaaaagaaaaaaacttttaacGCGTTTTGTTATGCAGTTCTTTGGACTGAGTTTTTCCAAAGTGAAATTTCCAGGATGCTGTCATTCCCGTACTAGTTTCTCCACTAGAAAAAGTGCAAGCAATAGTTGTCATTTTTAACGAGAAGCTGCGGAAACGAGTGTTCTTCACATTCCACTAGAAAAATTGAAAGCAATAATTGTCTTTTTTAATCAGAAGCTGCGAAAACGAGTGGTCTTGATCAACAGTTCTTTGGCTGTGAGTTTTTCCAAAGCAAAATGTCCGGCATGGATGTGGTGGTGGAGCATATTCCTGGACCTTCAATTCAAGATCAAACAGCATCAGTATCAGAAGATTTAGCCAAAACTATGGATCTATTGTTTGACAATAGATTCCAGAGGATTGGTATATGGGGGATGGGAGGCGTCGGCAAAACTAATCTGGTGAGAAATTTGAACAATAAGCTGCTTGAAATGAATTCAAATGATATGCCTTTTAGCTGTGTACTATGGGTTACAGTGTCCAAAAATTTGGACATACAAAAGCTCCAGATGGGAATAGCTTCCAGACTGGGTTTTCATCTGGAACAAAGTTCGGGAGCTGATGGAATGGCTACTCAACTTCATCGAAGACTAAAGGAGGAACGTTTTCTTCTCATTCTCGACGATGCTTGGCAAAAAATTGATTTGGACATTTTGGGTGTCCCGCGGCCTGATGTTCAAAGCGGAAGTAAGATCATATTGACATGTAGATCTTTGGATGTATGTAGGCACATGGAGACTGATGTTGATGTTAAAATGAGCGTTTTGAGGGATGAAGACGCTTGGCAACTATTTAGTCGGCATGCGGCGGATGTGGTTAGTTTGGAACATATCAGACCACTTGCAGAGGCAATTTGTAGAGAGTGTCAAGGATTGCCTTTGGCCATCATCACCACGGGAGCAGCTATGAGACGAAAGACGAATCCTGTGGTATGGAAGCATGCTTTGAATCAGTTGCGAAGATCAGTGCCTTGGGCAGCGCAAGTTGAGGTGACGGTTTATAAGCATTTGAAGTTGAGTTACGACTCATTAGAAGGTGAAGACTTGAAAAATTGTTTCCTTTATTGCTCTTTGTTTCCAGAGGACTTCTCAATTAATATAGATGAACTAGTATGGTACTGGCTGGCGGAAGGTTTGATAGATGAACGAGAAAACTACGAGGATTTCTACAGTAGAGGAATTTATTTGATTGAAAATCTGAAGGACGCCTGTTTGTTGGAAGATGGTTCCCATAAGGGCACCGTGAAGATGCATGACGTTGTTCGTGATGTTAGCATATGGATTGCATCAACCTGCAGCGAGGATGGAAGTGAATTCCTCGTTCGTGCAGGGAATGGTTTGAAAGAGATTTCAGCTACTGAGCTATCAAATTCTCTTATAAGAGTTTCTTTCATGGATAACGATTTAAAAAGACTACCTGATGACTCTGTGATACAGTGTTCAGAGGCATCAACTTTGCTACTACAAAATAATCGTCACCTTGACGAAGTTCCTGAGAGATTTTTGGAACGATTTAAAGCACTGAGAGTCTTGAATTTCAGTGGGACACGCATCAAGTCATTGCCTGATTCTCTTTTTCAACTGGATGATCTCCGTGCTCTTCTTTTGAGTCTTTGCGATATCAAAGAATTGCCCCCACTGGAAAGGCTCAGTAGACTTCAAGTGCTTGATCTCTCTTTGACTCGTATCAGAGAATTGCCAAGAGGGTTAGAGCAACTCAGCAACTTAAGGCGTCTAAACTTAGCCGGGACTTCCGAACTGGAAGTGGTTAAAGCTGGAGTCATATCCAAGTTGTCCAGATTAGAAGTTCTGGACCTGTCAAATAGTGGCTACTTTTGGAAAGAGAAAGGAGCGGTGCAAGAGGAGGAAGCATGTTTTGAAGAGTTGCAATGCCTGGAGCGGTTACAAGTTTTATCCATCATATTGGATTGGAACCCGTGTTACAGTCCCCAAGATACAATTACTTCCTGGATAAATGGATTAACAGCATTCGAAATTTCGATTGGAGAATCGGATGTTTGTCTTTCAGGTATTTTCtaagatcttttaattttaaatatcattcatataaaattaatttttaatttttaagttttttaatctaattattattttttaaaaatttttaaataatatcttaataatcgtaatttttttaaaaaattttaaaataaaaattatatttaaataaattttaattttataataattgtatTCAACAATTTCTTTCTACtctttcaaaattaaataaaaaatatttatttaaaatattttttttaatatttacaaactattttgtGACGCATTTATGCTCCATATGGACTATTCTAATCGATATTTTGAATATCTACCAGTGCGAGAGCTATGTCGACTCTCGGATGCCCAAAAACGCGTGAGTATAGATGAGATTGATCTCTCGGGAGGACGGATCGGGTGGTTGTTGGGCAAGGCAAGTTATCTATCCTTAAATAATTGTGGAGGACTGAATGAGATGGTACAAGACTTGGTCATTAACAGTGTTGGCAGAagctttatatatttaaaaaagctTGAGATTATTGGGTCTGACAATAGTTTTGGAGGACGTGCAGCACAGTATGACCTACTACCCAATTTGGAGAAACTTTATCTGATCGAAATGACAGGCATTGAAAGCATTTTAGAATTAACCAATCTTCTCGGGCTAAGATTTCAGAGACTAAAAGAATTAGTTGTGCATGCCTGTTCGAGGATTAAATATCTTATCTCCCTGGGGAACTCCAATATTCGCACAATGCCAAACCTAGAAACAATACGGGTAGACTATTGTGAGAATTTAGAAGAGCTCTTCAATTATCTTCCATTGCAGATCAATATGGCTCCAGATCCTATTACCCCAGAACTAAAGAAATTGGAATTGAACAGGCTTCCCAAATTAAGGAATCTTTGTAGTGCCGAAACGACCTGGCCGGGTAATCAAGTGAAGGTTGAGGTGAGATCATGGGCGATGCCCTAAGCACTGATCAGCAATGATAAGATGGAAACTAGTTGGGGGGAAACGAATTGGGGGCGCATGCATCCACAGGCGaaactaaataatattttacgtGTTTTTGTTGGAGTGAGgtgtgcaatatatatatatatatatatatatgtataattttctggaagtttatatatattacgtgtgcatgtctatatatataaaagataaattagaTGTATTTTGATGTATTAATTCTGTGAGTGACATTTGATGTAATGTTCAGCTTCcttatgtataaaaataaatagcattttttttttttggttggagaaaaatatatacttaaatatataattagctGGATGCATGCTGTATAAAATAACTAACAAGTAAAAAACTTTCCAAGGgccaaatatattttatgacacattcttatttgttttgtttgtaacCATGCATGGCCCATCGATAACTTCTGTTGGGCTTGAAATAGGACCGTACATGAGTGTAGAACAATAGTAATGCTGCTAAATCTCTCAAACttctatatatcacatttttttaattttaaatttttaatatattttatttatttaaaaaaatttatgagtttattttttttaaattaattgaattcttctattcattatctatatattaaatatttgataaaataaaaaaaattaaaaaaaatgtggtgcATGTGTCAATAGTAAGTGGTTGTGTAACTTTTTTCgtaataaatttttaacaactattttttttagtctcaatgttatttttgtaaaataatattatttttatgacaatattttataaaaaaatatcctcataaattcataattgtaaaatagctttacaaaatagttgtttttatcattattttacacCAATTAGACTCATGACTAATGCACCTGGCAATTCAGAATCTCAACAACCGACATCCAACCTTAACTCCCTGTTGGCTACCTAGAAGTTTCACCTTGACGCTACGGCCATTTGTTAAACTTCTAAGATAATTGTGAATCAATATTGTTTCAGGTTTTAACTTGAATAATTTGagagttaaaagttaaaaagacaTGAAATTACTTCcttctataatatttattatatatttaatattgttcAAAAAATCTATAGGATAGATGTTGTAATGCCTCCTTcatctttctatatatatatatatatatattttaaaaaagaggacGGTAtcacaattttattgatagccctCACTTATGACGGAGAAAAACCGTTGTTACATCTCTGATTCCTGGGATTtacaaataaaagcaaaaaacaGATCCCAGTcatcaaaaaaatccaaaagctATAAAAGCCAATAAATTACAAAGGGtccaaaaggaataaaaaactcaaaaaaaataaacccataaaaCCAAACCAACCTGCAAAACAGAACACCTACAATTAAAgacacaaattataatatatgagaATAGCAAACGAACCTGGGACAAAATCTATGAAATGCGATAAGGAAGACCAATTCTGTCTATTCGCAGAAGACCTCGTAACTGATTCGGCATGTGATCATTATCCGTATACCAATCCGACTCAACACCCCTGGAGCCTCTCTTGGCTAAAAAATCCGCCACAGCATTACCCTCACGATAAACATGCTTCACACGGTACTCCATGCAAGATAAATAAGCAAAtaattcatcccaaaaatcctcaaGATACCAAATATTACACTCACATTTAGTAATCCAATTAACTAGAAGCTGAGAATCTGTCTCAATCTGGACCCGAGAAAAGCCTAACTGAGCACACCTCCTAACTCCCTCCAACAAACTTCTCATTTCAGCAAAATTATTAGAACCCTGTCCTAGAAAAACAGAGAACGCTGCTCGAAGCCTACCAGAGCTATCACGAATAATACCCCCAGCACCCGCTGGCCCAGGATTTCCCAAACTATTGCCATCAGTGTTAAGTTTCACCCAACCCTGCGAGGGTTTTGACCATCTCACCGCACGAACAATCTTAGGCTTAGGATAAACTGCAGGAATATCCAATCTATTCAAAATATCAACATCTTTATTAGATACATAAGAAACTTTCATATTCCAGTTCATGAGCTTACGGATCCAGTGTTTAATAGCCTGCCAAACTGAAGCAACTGATTCCGCCTTATTATCATACCGAGCTTTGCATCGCCTATTCCAGAGTTgccaagaaataatagaaagaagaatacaaaaaataatgcaaagTTGAGAGGACTTACCTGCCCGACGAAACCAAAAGTTAATCTGTTCCTTCCAAGTCCGGAAAACACCCATATGCACACCAACCTGATTGGCAGCCATACACCAGATACGTCGAGCGAAATCACCAGTGCAAAGCACGTGATTCAACCCCTCAATATGACCCACATGGCAACAATCACACTTAGACACCAAAGGAATGCCAACTGACTTGATTTTTTcatcaacactcagacaattATTGTAAGCCTTCCACATCAGAATGGATATTTTCTTAGGAAGAGAGTTGTGCCAAATCCATTGAGCCCAAGGTAAAGGAGAAACTCTCACCCGAATACAGTCCCAAGCACTACTAGTCGAAAACTGGCCATCAATATCCTTCAACCAAATTAAAACATCTTGTCCATCCTTCCTTCTAGCCAGGAACTGACACAATTCAGAAGCTTTTTGATAACCCACAAGCCTCTCCAATAAAGGGATATCCCATCCATTATTAATACGATAATCTTTAATTTTAAGAAGAGGCTGCTCAATAACTGGATACAGGGTATTAAGAGGACCCCCATCATCCCAATTGTCAAACCAGAAGGAGATGTTCCCTTCACGCACTAACCATTTAGAATTAGATAATACATCTGAAATACAACGAACAATGGATTTCCAAAACCGAGTGCCCTTTGTAGGCGTCAGAAGAGATAAATGACTGTTTCGTATATATTTAGCTTTAAAGAAATCAGCCCATAAAGACTTACCTGAAAAAAGACGCCAAACAAATTTCATATGAAGAGCCTTTTGCATATCCTCAAAGTCACGAA
Coding sequences within it:
- the LOC122307906 gene encoding disease resistance protein At4g27190-like, which produces MSGMDVVVEHIPGPSIQDQTASVSEDLAKTMDLLFDNRFQRIGIWGMGGVGKTNLVRNLNNKLLEMNSNDMPFSCVLWVTVSKNLDIQKLQMGIASRLGFHLEQSSGADGMATQLHRRLKEERFLLILDDAWQKIDLDILGVPRPDVQSGSKIILTCRSLDVCRHMETDVDVKMSVLRDEDAWQLFSRHAADVVSLEHIRPLAEAICRECQGLPLAIITTGAAMRRKTNPVVWKHALNQLRRSVPWAAQVEVTVYKHLKLSYDSLEGEDLKNCFLYCSLFPEDFSINIDELVWYWLAEGLIDERENYEDFYSRGIYLIENLKDACLLEDGSHKGTVKMHDVVRDVSIWIASTCSEDGSEFLVRAGNGLKEISATELSNSLIRVSFMDNDLKRLPDDSVIQCSEASTLLLQNNRHLDEVPERFLERFKALRVLNFSGTRIKSLPDSLFQLDDLRALLLSLCDIKELPPLERLSRLQVLDLSLTRIRELPRGLEQLSNLRRLNLAGTSELEVVKAGVISKLSRLEVLDLSNSGYFWKEKGAVQEEEACFEELQCLERLQVLSIILDWNPCYSPQDTITSWINGLTAFEISIGESDVCLSVRELCRLSDAQKRVSIDEIDLSGGRIGWLLGKASYLSLNNCGGLNEMVQDLVINSVGRSFIYLKKLEIIGSDNSFGGRAAQYDLLPNLEKLYLIEMTGIESILELTNLLGLRFQRLKELVVHACSRIKYLISLGNSNIRTMPNLETIRVDYCENLEELFNYLPLQINMAPDPITPELKKLELNRLPKLRNLCSAETTWPGNQVKVEVRSWAMP